From Pelotomaculum schinkii, the proteins below share one genomic window:
- a CDS encoding DUF1841 family protein, whose product MLAREFTEDCYIDVILSEHPELKVLSEHRYKLMSPIDINGINPVLHVLLEAVVEKQLQDKNPPETKETVERLVKEGFSGHAARAALASLLIPYIFKALKEKEPFNEESFVNRAGAYARKGGV is encoded by the coding sequence CTGCTTGCCAGGGAATTTACAGAAGACTGTTATATTGACGTTATTTTATCCGAGCATCCGGAATTAAAAGTCTTATCGGAGCACCGGTATAAGTTAATGTCTCCAATAGATATTAACGGCATAAATCCGGTACTGCATGTTTTATTGGAAGCTGTTGTGGAAAAACAATTGCAGGATAAAAATCCACCGGAAACAAAGGAAACGGTGGAAAGATTGGTAAAGGAAGGATTCTCCGGTCATGCGGCCAGGGCAGCCTTAGCTTCTCTGCTGATACCCTATATATTTAAAGCGTTGAAAGAAAAGGAACCCTTTAATGAAGAGAGTTTTGTAAACCGGGCTGGGGCGTACGCTCGGAAAGGCGGGGTGTAA
- a CDS encoding lipid II flippase Amj family protein → MERYLWNLVALTFIIHLIDTLSYSVRLSAVKSGQFALSTSLFNVFVLISRTANMLQGPLIGGLIGVSIVIGVDPVNEISKVIFASTGGTLAGIILIPTFLRVFHAAVARLESTGSLPLLVIQGLSINNIKLIAKNSILPSKQTFESIRWHDIPKRLLIFNTLLTAIYTVGVLAAFYSATLVAPEYQLAASSSSGMINGVATILLTLVVDPKAAIITDQAFRGDRPYSDVKTLVVLLIGTKLLGTLLGQIILTPAASLIAHFYQ, encoded by the coding sequence GTGGAGAGGTATTTATGGAATTTAGTAGCGTTAACTTTTATTATTCACTTAATAGATACACTTTCTTACTCGGTTAGACTAAGCGCAGTTAAGAGCGGACAGTTTGCATTATCGACCTCCCTTTTCAATGTTTTTGTGCTCATCTCGCGAACAGCCAATATGCTGCAAGGCCCGCTAATTGGAGGGCTAATCGGCGTAAGTATTGTAATAGGCGTTGATCCGGTTAACGAAATAAGCAAAGTAATATTTGCTTCGACAGGCGGCACATTGGCCGGTATAATCCTGATCCCAACATTTCTTAGGGTTTTTCACGCCGCAGTAGCCAGGCTGGAGTCAACCGGCTCACTACCTTTACTCGTAATCCAGGGACTCAGTATCAACAATATAAAGCTGATTGCCAAAAACAGTATATTGCCATCCAAACAGACATTTGAAAGTATTCGGTGGCACGATATACCTAAAAGGTTACTAATTTTTAACACATTGCTTACAGCAATTTACACTGTCGGGGTGCTGGCCGCTTTCTATTCTGCAACGCTTGTTGCTCCAGAGTATCAGTTGGCGGCTTCTTCGTCCTCAGGAATGATCAACGGAGTAGCTACAATTTTACTGACCTTGGTTGTTGATCCCAAAGCCGCAATCATTACTGATCAGGCATTTAGGGGGGATAGGCCATACAGCGATGTAAAAACACTGGTTGTTTTATTAATCGGTACAAAATTGTTAGGTACGTTATTAGGGCAGATCATCCTGACGCCCGCTGCAAGTTTGATAGCGCACTTTTATCAATAG
- a CDS encoding metal ABC transporter substrate-binding protein — translation MRKPVSLLLIVTLLASVAVFLSACQGQTPPAAEKEAEGKPLTIVTSFYPMYIATINITKDVPGVKVINMTKPVTGCLHDYQFTPEDLKTLSEAQIFVINGAGMEAFMDKVVSQLPELKIVDASKDIPLITGDGEEGDNPHLWVSISNAIQQEKNIGMQLATLDPDHADQYSANATTYVGKLEELRAKMHQALDGVEKRDIITFHEAFPYFASEFNLNITAVIEREPGSEPSAAELSDTIQIIKKSGINALFTEPQYSARAAETIANETGAKVFILDPVVSGPMELDAYLNIMERNMKTLEEALK, via the coding sequence ATGCGCAAACCGGTATCACTGTTATTGATTGTCACTTTACTTGCAAGCGTTGCTGTTTTTTTATCAGCATGCCAGGGACAAACACCTCCGGCGGCGGAAAAAGAAGCGGAGGGTAAGCCGCTGACCATCGTCACGTCATTTTACCCTATGTACATAGCAACCATAAATATTACCAAAGACGTACCAGGGGTAAAAGTTATCAATATGACCAAACCCGTTACGGGATGCTTGCATGACTACCAGTTCACGCCGGAAGACCTGAAAACTCTCAGCGAAGCTCAAATATTCGTGATCAACGGCGCCGGTATGGAGGCATTTATGGATAAGGTAGTCAGTCAGCTACCGGAATTGAAAATTGTTGACGCTAGCAAAGACATACCACTGATAACAGGCGATGGTGAGGAAGGTGACAACCCTCATCTTTGGGTCAGCATATCGAATGCCATTCAACAAGAAAAGAATATTGGGATGCAACTCGCCACGCTTGACCCGGATCATGCCGACCAGTACAGCGCCAATGCCACAACTTACGTTGGAAAACTGGAAGAACTGCGAGCGAAGATGCACCAGGCTCTGGATGGTGTGGAGAAAAGGGACATCATCACTTTTCACGAAGCTTTCCCTTATTTTGCCAGCGAATTCAACTTAAACATCACCGCTGTGATCGAAAGGGAGCCTGGTTCCGAGCCCAGTGCCGCTGAATTGTCCGACACAATCCAAATCATTAAGAAATCCGGAATAAACGCTCTCTTCACAGAACCCCAGTATTCCGCAAGAGCCGCAGAAACCATCGCTAATGAAACCGGGGCAAAAGTGTTCATCCTGGACCCGGTAGTTTCAGGCCCCATGGAATTGGACGCATATTTAAATATCATGGAACGCAACATGAAAACCTTAGAAGAGGCCTTGAAATAA
- the had gene encoding 6-hydroxycyclohex-1-ene-1-carbonyl-CoA dehydrogenase, whose protein sequence is MVKAPNKIETWQMVAPGKMERATIDVPELKPGEVLVEIAGCGICHSDIRYFYGCMPMVTPRTLGHEISGTIVAGDTDLIGKEVIVPAVMPDNTCPICKAGRENRCLSAKIPGYTMGIYGGNSSHIAVPSADLCYIKEKNGIPLSHLAVVADAVASTYQAVKRADVQPGDLVIVVGATGGAGIYATQICAAMGAKEVIGIARNQAKLKRALKFGATHVISSLNKTAKDVRNEFNAYCMSKGISPFYGWKILEWTGVAEGQEIALELLPFIGKLVIAGYGMHKNELSLSRLMALDADVAGTWACLPKYYPEVLDMVLSRTIQIEPFIKIIPMSRIKEAYEETRRGSLMHRIVLTPDF, encoded by the coding sequence GTGGTGAAAGCGCCAAATAAAATTGAGACCTGGCAGATGGTAGCCCCTGGTAAAATGGAGAGGGCCACTATTGACGTTCCCGAACTTAAACCGGGTGAGGTACTGGTTGAAATAGCCGGCTGCGGCATCTGCCACTCCGATATCAGATACTTCTATGGCTGCATGCCGATGGTGACGCCACGGACATTAGGGCATGAAATTAGCGGCACTATCGTTGCCGGCGATACCGATCTCATAGGTAAAGAGGTCATCGTCCCTGCGGTTATGCCGGACAATACCTGTCCTATCTGCAAGGCCGGGCGGGAGAACCGGTGCTTATCGGCGAAGATACCCGGCTACACTATGGGCATCTATGGCGGCAACTCCAGCCACATAGCTGTGCCCTCAGCAGATTTGTGCTACATCAAGGAGAAAAATGGAATACCACTTTCGCACCTCGCCGTGGTCGCCGACGCTGTCGCTTCTACCTATCAGGCGGTAAAAAGAGCGGATGTGCAGCCGGGAGACCTGGTGATTGTTGTCGGCGCCACAGGGGGCGCGGGTATCTACGCTACCCAGATCTGCGCTGCGATGGGCGCAAAGGAGGTCATCGGCATTGCCCGTAACCAGGCGAAGCTCAAGAGGGCGCTTAAATTTGGCGCCACCCACGTCATCAGTAGTTTGAATAAGACCGCCAAGGACGTGCGCAACGAATTTAACGCCTACTGCATGAGCAAGGGTATATCACCCTTTTACGGCTGGAAAATTTTAGAGTGGACAGGCGTCGCGGAGGGGCAGGAAATAGCCCTGGAGCTACTGCCTTTTATCGGCAAGCTGGTGATCGCCGGCTACGGGATGCATAAGAACGAGCTCTCCCTATCCCGGCTGATGGCTCTTGACGCCGATGTTGCCGGCACTTGGGCCTGCCTGCCCAAGTACTACCCGGAAGTCCTCGACATGGTGCTCAGCAGGACAATCCAAATTGAGCCATTTATAAAGATCATACCGATGAGCCGGATCAAAGAAGCTTATGAAGAAACGCGCCGGGGGAGCTTGATGCATAGAATTGTACTAACCCCTGATTTTTAG
- a CDS encoding type II toxin-antitoxin system VapC family toxin, which translates to MRRIFIDTGAWYALKDSSDPHHQAAIDFFTSMRGQVLYFTSDYVADEAITLVRYRLKNHRVASEMARELFTEKAAKMIFVSLDHHDRALEIFAKFSDQEFSYTDCTSFAIMEAMHINEALAFDSHFNFEKLGFSQVIKDR; encoded by the coding sequence ATGAGGCGAATATTCATTGACACTGGCGCCTGGTATGCGCTAAAGGATTCAAGTGATCCTCACCACCAGGCGGCCATTGATTTTTTTACCAGTATGCGGGGTCAGGTCTTATATTTTACATCTGATTATGTTGCTGACGAGGCCATTACCTTGGTAAGGTACCGGTTAAAAAACCATCGCGTCGCATCTGAAATGGCCCGCGAGCTTTTTACGGAAAAGGCGGCCAAAATGATCTTTGTCTCTTTGGATCATCACGACAGGGCACTTGAGATCTTTGCCAAATTTAGCGATCAGGAGTTTTCCTACACTGATTGTACGAGTTTTGCAATAATGGAAGCCATGCATATCAATGAAGCACTGGCCTTTGACAGTCATTTTAATTTTGAAAAACTTGGTTTTAGTCAGGTAATAAAGGACAGGTGA
- a CDS encoding type II toxin-antitoxin system Phd/YefM family antitoxin, translating to MPQIRPITDLRNTNEISDICHAKKEPIFITKNGYGDLVIMSIETYEAMLEERELDTAIAEAEAEYASDSQLFDARKALSTLKRRHFG from the coding sequence GTGCCGCAGATCAGACCGATTACGGATTTGAGAAATACCAACGAAATCTCGGACATTTGCCACGCCAAGAAAGAGCCGATTTTCATTACAAAAAACGGGTATGGCGATCTGGTAATTATGAGCATTGAAACTTACGAAGCCATGCTGGAAGAACGGGAGCTTGACACCGCCATCGCGGAAGCCGAAGCCGAGTATGCGTCTGACAGCCAGCTGTTCGATGCGAGGAAAGCCCTCTCCACATTAAAGAGGCGGCACTTTGGATAA
- a CDS encoding TIGR03943 family putative permease subunit: MRINKEGFIRSLILLGFSALLFWLMRSNNIIFYINPRYERLTEIAAIIIFIMFLAQAGSSLRRSAFDHSRSNFSQDIIKLAYLPFLLTLAMAFLLPNSALDANLAANKGMNLSTQPATTVQSGSANTTYDSAAPIAPQAQSPAQEQIDEIRKAGLIKVTEENFTIVNKETYMFPEQYAGKEITMLGFVFKEQGMPSNQFVLGRYIITCCSADASLGGFLCEYGNTADFKEGSWLIIRGIIKTGKYNDSTVPIITINSFSPAQEPQNPYIYPVFY; encoded by the coding sequence ATGAGAATCAACAAAGAGGGTTTTATTAGATCCCTAATCCTGTTGGGATTCAGCGCTTTACTGTTTTGGCTTATGAGAAGCAATAACATTATTTTCTATATTAACCCCCGCTATGAGCGGCTTACCGAAATAGCGGCAATTATAATATTTATTATGTTTCTGGCGCAGGCCGGCAGTTCATTGCGGCGATCAGCATTTGACCATAGCCGCTCCAATTTCAGCCAGGACATAATCAAACTTGCCTATCTCCCTTTCTTGCTCACTTTGGCAATGGCTTTTCTTCTGCCCAACAGCGCCCTGGACGCTAACCTGGCCGCCAATAAAGGAATGAACCTTAGCACGCAACCGGCAACAACCGTGCAATCAGGTTCAGCAAATACCACCTATGACTCTGCAGCGCCGATTGCTCCGCAAGCGCAAAGCCCTGCGCAGGAGCAAATCGATGAAATACGTAAGGCCGGCCTGATCAAGGTGACAGAAGAAAACTTTACTATTGTAAATAAAGAGACGTATATGTTCCCCGAACAATATGCCGGCAAGGAAATAACCATGCTGGGCTTTGTCTTTAAAGAACAGGGCATGCCGTCTAACCAGTTTGTGCTGGGCCGTTATATCATTACATGTTGTTCCGCCGACGCTTCATTGGGCGGGTTTTTATGCGAATATGGGAATACAGCCGATTTTAAAGAAGGCAGCTGGCTGATCATCAGGGGAATAATTAAAACAGGGAAATACAATGACAGTACTGTGCCCATAATTACAATCAATTCTTTTAGCCCAGCGCAAGAGCCGCAGAATCCATACATTTATCCTGTCTTTTATTAA
- a CDS encoding SEC-C metal-binding domain-containing protein, with product MGRTLGKAGCNDRCPCGSGKKYKKCCEEVREYLEVNHGTGMLILGKE from the coding sequence CTGGGGCGTACGCTCGGAAAGGCGGGGTGTAATGACCGTTGCCCTTGTGGAAGCGGCAAAAAATATAAGAAATGTTGTGAAGAAGTCAGGGAGTATCTGGAAGTAAACCACGGTACCGGTATGCTCATACTGGGTAAGGAATGA
- a CDS encoding permease, whose translation MIIEKVNISWSNFLNFKTVFLSIIIEALPFILIGVLVSAFLQNFVSEEAISKFLPRNRILNILLACFIGVIFPVCECGIVPVARRLVSKGVPLYSAITFMLAAPIINPVVASSTAVAFSGNHQMVWSRLELAFFVSFIAGLLISCLYDQSALRAGMLQNHCDCGCSHNHHHSGAAFLNKLISAFPIACDEFFDMGKYLIMGAALAAIAQIFLSRDILLHIGQDSLSSIAAMMSFAFGVSVCSSADAFIAASFSANFTAGSLLAFMVFGPIIF comes from the coding sequence ATGATTATAGAAAAAGTAAACATATCATGGTCAAATTTTTTAAATTTCAAGACAGTTTTTTTGAGTATTATTATTGAGGCTCTTCCATTTATTCTTATTGGTGTTCTTGTGTCGGCTTTTCTGCAAAACTTTGTATCTGAGGAGGCAATAAGCAAATTTTTGCCCCGAAACAGAATTCTAAACATCCTTCTGGCTTGCTTTATAGGAGTAATTTTTCCCGTTTGCGAATGCGGCATTGTACCTGTCGCCCGCAGACTGGTAAGCAAAGGCGTCCCTCTGTACAGCGCCATTACTTTTATGCTGGCAGCGCCGATCATTAACCCTGTAGTCGCTTCATCAACAGCGGTTGCGTTCAGCGGCAACCACCAAATGGTATGGTCCCGGCTGGAGTTGGCCTTTTTCGTTTCGTTCATCGCTGGATTGTTAATTAGTTGCCTGTATGATCAAAGCGCATTAAGAGCAGGTATGCTCCAAAACCACTGTGACTGTGGCTGCTCACACAATCATCATCACTCCGGCGCTGCTTTTTTGAATAAATTGATTAGCGCCTTCCCGATTGCCTGCGATGAGTTTTTTGACATGGGCAAATATCTGATTATGGGAGCCGCCCTGGCTGCAATTGCCCAAATTTTTTTATCACGTGACATTCTACTTCATATCGGACAGGATTCACTCTCCTCCATAGCGGCAATGATGTCTTTCGCCTTTGGAGTCTCTGTTTGCTCTTCGGCAGACGCCTTTATCGCAGCATCGTTTTCAGCAAACTTCACTGCCGGTTCACTACTGGCTTTTATGGTATTCGGACCTATAATCTTTTAA
- a CDS encoding type II toxin-antitoxin system RelE/ParE family toxin, whose amino-acid sequence MAEILLEPSTAQKLLDALEEAIFSLEELPQRGAPRKNGAYANKGYRQLFVKNFTVIYRVDAAKKQIVIVTVRYSKSQF is encoded by the coding sequence ATTGCCGAAATACTGCTGGAGCCGAGTACGGCGCAAAAACTGCTGGACGCGCTAGAAGAAGCAATCTTCAGTTTGGAGGAACTGCCCCAGCGGGGCGCCCCAAGAAAAAACGGTGCGTATGCCAATAAAGGCTATCGCCAGCTTTTCGTCAAGAACTTCACCGTGATCTACCGTGTTGACGCGGCCAAGAAACAGATTGTTATCGTGACGGTGCGGTATTCCAAAAGTCAATTCTGA